A region of Salinibacter sp. 10B DNA encodes the following proteins:
- the thpR gene encoding RNA 2',3'-cyclic phosphodiesterase, translated as MRLFTALDLPDDVRAQYAALQDPDALDARWTSPSQFHVTLRFIGETESDQAAEYENAIATIDAPAAKCVPYGLDVLPSRRSPSVLIVGLERRASLLSVYRSISNALEAKGLEPESRKYRPHVTLARLGDLSPETVHHFLDTHDANDLPSFTATRVHLFESTLRPDGAVHERRVSGSLPPPQD; from the coding sequence GTGCGACTGTTTACCGCCCTCGACCTTCCCGACGACGTCCGCGCCCAATACGCTGCTCTGCAGGATCCAGACGCCCTGGACGCCCGGTGGACCTCGCCCAGCCAGTTCCACGTGACCCTCCGGTTCATTGGAGAAACGGAATCCGATCAGGCTGCAGAATACGAGAATGCGATCGCAACCATCGACGCTCCCGCGGCCAAGTGTGTGCCGTACGGGCTCGATGTGCTCCCCTCTCGCCGCAGCCCTAGCGTCTTAATCGTCGGACTCGAACGTCGCGCCTCCCTTCTGTCCGTCTATCGGTCGATCAGCAATGCACTGGAAGCAAAAGGACTGGAGCCCGAATCGCGAAAATATCGCCCCCATGTAACCCTTGCCCGACTCGGCGATCTCTCCCCAGAAACGGTCCATCACTTTCTCGACACGCACGACGCGAACGATCTTCCGTCCTTTACGGCCACCCGCGTCCACCTCTTTGAGAGTACCCTTCGGCCCGATGGAGCGGTCCATGAACGACGCGTCTCCGGTTCCCTGCCCCCTCCGCAGGACTGA
- a CDS encoding outer membrane lipoprotein carrier protein LolA, giving the protein MARLACFILCALSLLATPVRAQPTLAEVQDAYNALDGLQASFTQVISSDFAGDTTQVKGSVLLSGNKYRVETPDQIVTTNGTTTWIYTPTDSQVVLNDADRGESTVTPETFLTASADQYAVQSSSTTSRLGTSHWTLHLEATRSSSRFREATLWVRQSDRLVTRMRATDRNGSTLDLRLTDISLNPDVLRENNPFSFSPPPNVEVIDLRRGQQPAGPDA; this is encoded by the coding sequence ATGGCTCGACTCGCCTGCTTCATTCTCTGTGCACTCTCCCTCCTCGCAACGCCCGTTCGGGCCCAGCCCACCCTTGCGGAGGTCCAGGACGCGTACAATGCCCTTGACGGCCTGCAGGCGTCGTTCACACAGGTCATCAGTTCCGACTTTGCCGGCGACACGACCCAAGTCAAAGGATCGGTGTTGCTCTCGGGCAACAAGTACCGCGTGGAAACGCCTGACCAGATCGTCACAACGAACGGCACGACGACCTGGATCTACACCCCGACCGACAGCCAGGTGGTCCTGAACGACGCCGACCGGGGCGAATCGACGGTTACGCCTGAAACCTTTCTCACAGCATCGGCCGACCAGTACGCAGTACAGTCCTCGTCGACTACCTCTCGACTTGGAACCTCCCACTGGACCCTTCACCTGGAGGCAACCCGCTCCTCCTCCCGCTTTCGGGAAGCAACGCTTTGGGTGCGGCAGTCCGACCGGCTCGTTACGCGAATGCGTGCAACGGATCGGAACGGCTCAACGCTCGACCTGCGCCTGACGGATATTTCTCTGAACCCCGATGTTCTCCGGGAAAACAATCCGTTCTCCTTCTCTCCTCCCCCAAACGTGGAGGTAATCGATCTCCGCCGCGGACAGCAGCCTGCCGGGCCCGATGCATGA